Genomic segment of Myxococcus stipitatus:
CACCTGTTCGACCGGCGCCGGCCTCGGCCGCACCCGTTCGGTCCGATGGCCTTCGTGCTGAGGAGCCAGAAGCGCACCGCCAGCCGCCTCAAGCTCAAGCGGCTGCTGCTGTACGCGCTGCGCACGCTCATCCTGCTGGCCATCCCCATCGCCCTCGCCAGGCCGGAGCTGTCGAGCGACGCACACGCCGCGCAGGTGGTGAAGGGCCCCGCCGCGACGGCCATCATCCTGGACGCGTCGCTGTCCATGCGCTGGTCGGATGGCACGTCCCTCTTCGAGCGGGGCCGCGACGAGGCGCGCGACGCGCTGAAGGACCTGCTGCCCGAGGAGCCCGCCACGGTGCTCGTGTGCACGGGCACGCCCGCCTCACCGCCCACGCCGGGCTTCGACCGGGGCCGGCTGCGAGGAATCGTCGACGAGGCGAAGCCGACGTATGGCGGCGCGGACCTGTCGCGGTGCATGGAGATGGCGGCGCGCTCGCTGGAGGAGAACCCGCTGGCGGCCAAGCGGCTGGTGGTGGTCTCCGACATGGCGGCCACCGCGTTCCGGCTGGAGGCTCCGCCCCCCACGGTGAAGGGCCCCACGGGCACGCTGGTGAAGCCGGAGGTGGTGCTGCGCGACGTGGCCGAGGGGCGCGATGCGCTCAACAACCACGCGGTGGTGGACCTGAAGGTGGAGCCCGCGCTGCAGGCGGGACCTCGCGCGTTCCAGTTCACCTTCACGGTGCGCAACTTCGGGACGGAGGCCGCCAAGGACCTGGAGGCCGCGGTGCGCGTGGGCGAGTCGACGCTGGCCAAGGGCTTCGTCGACGTGCCCCCCGGTGGCACCACGCAGAAGGCCCTGACGGTGCGCTTCCCGCAGGGCGGCACGGTGGTGGGCGAGGTGACGCTCGCGCCGGACGCGCTGGCGGAGGATGACCGGCGCGCGTTCGTGCTGCCGGTGCCGCGCGCGCTCAAGGCGCTGGTGGTGAACGGCGCGCCCCACGCGACGCGCTACCGGGACGAGGCCTTCTTCGTGGACGCGGCGCTGACGGCGCCCGGCTCCCCGGTGGAGGTGGCCGTGCGCGATGCCGAGGTCGGGCTGCGCGAGGACTTCTCCACGTACGACCTGGTGCTGCTGCTCAACGTGGCGGCGCCGACCGAGGAGGAGGCCGCGAAGCTGACGACGTTCGTGGAGAACGGCGGCGGCCTGTTCATCAGCATGGGCGACCGGGTGAACACGGAGGACTACAACCTCCGGCTCGGCGCGGTGCTGCCCCGGCCGCTGCGCGTGGTGCGCACCAG
This window contains:
- a CDS encoding BatA domain-containing protein is translated as MTFGNPWMLLGALGALIPLLVHLFDRRRPRPHPFGPMAFVLRSQKRTASRLKLKRLLLYALRTLILLAIPIALARPELSSDAHAAQVVKGPAATAIILDASLSMRWSDGTSLFERGRDEARDALKDLLPEEPATVLVCTGTPASPPTPGFDRGRLRGIVDEAKPTYGGADLSRCMEMAARSLEENPLAAKRLVVVSDMAATAFRLEAPPPTVKGPTGTLVKPEVVLRDVAEGRDALNNHAVVDLKVEPALQAGPRAFQFTFTVRNFGTEAAKDLEAAVRVGESTLAKGFVDVPPGGTTQKALTVRFPQGGTVVGEVTLAPDALAEDDRRAFVLPVPRALKALVVNGAPHATRYRDEAFFVDAALTAPGSPVEVAVRDAEVGLREDFSTYDLVLLLNVAAPTEEEAAKLTTFVENGGGLFISMGDRVNTEDYNLRLGAVLPRPLRVVRTSAERDTDPEAETKAARLAQVKQEHVLFAPFTGRAEEGLIGARFYRYMLLEADNPASPGASQVLATYEDGAPAVAVMRKGKGRVALFTSTVDRDWSDFAIRTSFLPLMQRFAAYLTGSLEEREEVRVRVGEQVTLRPEGAQKVSAVRAPDGGELPVKVQPDGSVVAGPVLEPGVHAVLGTDGKQLPALSFAAVLDPAESDLTRVPQETLTAYFGEETVKASSGDEDRPSVPLWTWLILAACVAFFFEGTLLRK